The Prunus persica cultivar Lovell chromosome G7, Prunus_persica_NCBIv2, whole genome shotgun sequence genome has a segment encoding these proteins:
- the LOC18769725 gene encoding probable UDP-N-acetylglucosamine--peptide N-acetylglucosaminyltransferase SPINDLY yields the protein MAWTEKDVGNGRDGNSVGENGFLDGSHPSPSTSGSIVAVPPVGKRFEVKDALSYANILRSRNKFADALSLYETVLEKDAGNVEAHIGKGICLQMKNMGRLAFDSFTEAIRLDPQNACALTHCGILYKDEGRLREAAESYQKALKADPSYKPAAECLAIVLTDLGTSLKLAGNTQEGLQKYYEALKTDPHYAPAYYNLGVVYSEMMQFDTALSCYEKAALERPMYAEAYCNMGVIYKNRGDLESAIACYERCLAVSPNFEIAKNNMAIALTDLGTKVKLEGDIDQGISYYKKALYYNWHYADAMYNLGVAYGEMLKFDMAIVFYELAFHFNPHCAEACNNLGVIYKDRDNLDKAVECYQLALSIKPNFSQSLNNLGVVYTVQGKMDAAANMIEKAIIANPTYAEAYNNLGVLYRDAGNITLAIDAYEQCLKIDPDSRNAGQNRLLAMNYINEGHDEKLFVAHRDWGRRFMRLYPQYASWDNPKDPERPLVIGYISPDYFTHSVSYFIEAPLAHHEYAKYKVVVYSAVVKADAKTIRFRDKVLKKGGIWRDIYGIDEKKVATMVREDKVDILVELTGHTANNKLGTMACRPSPVQVTWIGYPNTTGLPAIDYRITDSLADPPDSKQKHVEELVRLPDCFLCYTPSPEAGPVLPTPALSNGFITFGSFNNLAKITPKVLQVWARILSAIPNSRLVVKCKPFSCDSVRERFLSTLEQLGLEPLRVDLLPLILLNYDHMQAYSLMDISLDTFPYAGTTTTCESLYMGVPCVTMAGSVHAHNVGVSILGKVGLGNLIAKNEDEYVQLAVQLASDVTALSNLRMGLRDLMSRSPVCDGPKFTLGLESAYRNMWHRYCKGDVPSQRHIEMLQQEVITEEPAAEISESTSITTPREGPPGSIKTNGFIPLPQPVLNLSTCEENGGV from the exons ATGGCATGGACGGAGAAAGATGTTGGTAATGGGAGAGATGGAAACTCAGTTGGAGAAAATGGATTCTTGGATGGTTCACATCCTTCTCCTAGTACTAGTGGCTCTATCGTTGCTGTACCTCCAGTAGGGAAGAGATTTGAAGTGAAAGATGCTCTGTCTTATGCCAACATTCTTCGCTCGAGGAATAAGTTTGCTGATGCTCTGAGTCTTTATGAGACTGTGTTGGAGAAAGATGCCGGAAATGTGGAAGCTCATATTGGAAAAGGAATATGCTtgcaaatgaaaaatatggGAAGGCTCGCATTTGACAGTTTCACGGAAGCAATCAGGTTGGACCCGCAGAATGCATGCGCCCTCACACATTGTGGTATTTTGTATAAGGATGAGGGCCGCCTAAGGGAGGCTGCTGAG TCATATCAAAAGGCTCTAAAAGCAGACCCCTCGTACAAACCTGCTGCAGAATGCCTAGCCATTGTATTAACAGATCTTGGAACTAGCTTAAAGCTTGCTGGCAATACTCAAGAGGGACTGCAGAAGTATTATGAAGCTTTGAAGACAGATCCACACTATGCT CCTGCATATTATAACCTTGGTGTTGTCTACTCTGAAATGATGCAATTTGACACGGCCCTTAGTTGCTATGAGAAGGCTGCACTGGAGAGGCCGATGTATGCTGAAGCATATTGCAACATGGGTGTCATTTACAAAAATCGTGGTGATTTGGAGTCTGCTATTGCTTGTTACGAGAG GTGTCTTGCTGTTTCACCAAACTTTGAAATTGCAAAGAATAATATGGCCATAGCCTTGACAGATTTAGGAACAAAG GTTAAATTGGAAGGTGACATTGATCAAGGTATATCCTATTACAAGAAGGCTCTTTATTATAACTGGCATTATGCGGATGCTATGTACAATCTCGGCGTTGCTTATGGTGAAATGCTAAAGTTTGACAtg GCCATTGTGTTCTATGAACTTGCGTTCCACTTTAATCCCCATTGTGCAGAAGCGTGCAATAATTTGGGAGTAATATACAAAGATCGAGACAACCTTGATAAAGCAGTAGAGTGTTATCAG TTGGCTTTGTCAATCAAACCAAACTTTTCACAGTCGTTGAACAATCTTGGTGTTGTCTACACTGTCCAG GGTAAAATGGATGCTGCTGCAAACATGATTGAGAAAGCTATAATTGCAAATCCCACATATGCAGAAGCATATAACAACTTGG GGGTTCTCTACCGAGATGCTGGAAATATTACTCTGGCTATTGATGCGTATGAGCAATGCCTAAAAATAGATCCTGATTCCCGGAATGCAGGCCAG AATCGATTGCTTGCAATGAACTACATAAATGAAGGACATGATGAGAAACTTTTTGTGGCTCACAG GGACTGGGGTAGACGCTTTATGAGGTTATATCCACAGTACGCTTCATGGGACAATCCAAAAGATCCAGAACGACCCCTTGTGATCGGATACATATCTCCTGATTATTTTACTCATTCCGTGTCATATTTTATAGAAGCTCCGCTTGCCCATCATGAATACGCAAAGTACAAGGTGGTTGTTTATTCTGCAGTAGTGAAG GCAGATGCCAAGACTATTAGGTTTAGGGATAAAGTTTTGAAAAAGGGCGGGATTTGGAGAGATATATATGGGATTGATGAAAAGAAGGTTGCGACCATGGTTAGAGAAGATAAGGTTGATATCCTGGTGGAACTTACTGGCCATACTGCTAACAACAAATTGGGAACAATGGCGTGCAGGCCCTCACCTGTTCAG GTGACCTGGATTGGCTATCCAAACACAACTGGTTTACCGGCAATTGACTATAGAATCACAGATTCACTGGCGGATCCTCCTGATTCAAAGCAGAA gCATGTTGAGGAGTTAGTTCGATTACCAGACTGCTTCCTGTGTTATACACCTTCCCCTGAGGCGGGGCCTGTTTTGCCCACTCCTGCTCTTTCCAATGGCTTTATTACTTTTGGCAGCTTTAATAATCTGGCAAAG ATCACTCCAAAAGTGTTACAAGTTTGGGCGAGAATTCTTTCTGCAATTCCAAATTCTCGTCTTGTGGTGAAATGTAAGCCTTTTAGTTGTGAtagtgtgagagagagatttcTTTCAACATTGGAGCAGCTGGGGTTGGAACCACTACGTGTTGATCTTCTACCTCTAATTTTGCTCAATTATGATCATATGCAAGCCTATTCTCTCATGGACATTAG TTTGGATACTTTTCCATATGCTGGAACAACCACAACATGTGAATCTTTATATATGGGAGTTCCGTGTGTTACTATGGCTGGTTCAGTACATGCGCACAATGTTGGAGTTAGTATTCTCGGTAAAGTTG GGTTGGGAAATCTGATTGCTAAAAATGAGGATGAATATGTCCAGTTGGCAGTGCAGTTGGCCTCTGATGTTACAGCGCTTTCAAATTTGAGAATGGGTCTCCGGGACCTTATGTCCAGGTCGCCTGTCTGTGACGGACCAAAGTTTACCCTTGGGCTGGAGTCAGCATACAGGAACATGTGGCACAGATACTGCAAAGGTGATGTGCCATCACAAAGGCACATAGAAATGCTACAACAGGAAGTAATCACTGAAGAGCCAGCTGCTGAAATCTCTGAGTCAACAAGTATTACAACACCAAGAGAAGGTCCTCCTGGATCTATTAAGACGAATGGATTTATTCCTCTTCCACAGCCTGTGCTTAACCTCTCTACTTGTGAAGAAAATGGAGGAGTCTGA
- the LOC18769945 gene encoding WD repeat-containing protein LWD1, producing the protein MQSPAEKRAGVYTYISQWPIYSLAWSVRHDKPSRLAIGSFIEDYSNKVELVQFNRDTSDFATDNRLIFDHPYAPTNLMFFPSKDPSNPDLIATSGDYLRLWEIHDDRIELKSLLNGNSSSEFNSAITSFDWAECDTKRVATSSVDTTCTIWDIEREAVDTQLVAHDKEVYDISWGGFNVFASASGDGTVRVFDLRDKERSTIVYENPSQDGSLLRLEWNKQDPRFIATVGMDSNKVVILDIRFPTAPLMELKKHGSSVNAISWSPGMGHQICSVSDDSRAMIWEVVKPGVQSDGGGNVEPEMWYGATAQINQVRWSAVEVDWIAIAFLNKLQVLKV; encoded by the exons ATGCAAAGCCCAGCAGAGAAAAGAGCAGGAGTGTACACCTACATAAGCCAGTGGCCAATCTACTCCTTAGCTTGGTCAGTCCGTCATGACAAGCCCTCACGCCTTGCCATAGGCAGCTTCATTGAAGACTACAGCAATAAGGTTGAGCTAGTCCAATTCAACCGGGACACCTCCGATTTTGCTACTGATAACCGCCTAATTTTCGACCACCCTTACGCACCCACCAACCTCATGTTCTTCCCCTCCAAGGACCCTTCAAACCCCGACCTGATCGCCACGTCCGGCGACTACTTGAGGCTATGGGAGATCCATGATGACAGAATTGAGCTCAAGTCCCTGCTCAATGGGAACAGTAGCAGTGAATTTAATTCGGCTATAACATCTTTTGATTGGGCTGAGTGTGACACTAAGCGTGTGGCCACGTCTAGTGTGGACACTACATGCACAATTTGGGACATTGAGAGGGAAGCTGTGGACACTCAGTTGGTGGCTCATGATAAAGAAGTGTATGACATTTCTTGGGGTGGCTTCAATGTGTTTGCCTCAGCTTCTGGGGATGGCACTGTCAGGGTCTTTGATTTGAGGGACAAAGAGAG ATCAACCATAGTGTATGAAAACCCATCTCAAGATGGGTCCTTGCTGAGGCTGGAATGGAACAAGCAAGACCCAAGATTCATTGCCACAGTGGGCATGGACAGCAACAAAGTCGTGATATTGGACATCAGATTTCCTACAGCTCCTCTCATGGAGCTTAAAAAGCACGGATCCAGTGTGAACGCCATTTCCTGGTCCCCAGGTATGGGCCACCAGATATGTTCTGTGAGTGATGATTCAAGGGCTATGATTTGGGAGGTGGTCAAACCTGGGGTTCAATCGGACGGTGGTGGGAATGTGGAGCCAGAGATGTGGTATGGAGCGACGGCTCAGATTAACCAAGTGCGTTGGTCTGCTGTGGAGGTGGATTGGATTGCTATTGCCTTCTTGAATAAGTTGCAGGTCTTGAAGGTTTAG
- the LOC18771870 gene encoding vacuolar protein sorting-associated protein 55 homolog, giving the protein MFSASILLQILACALYNNWWPMLSALMYVLVPMPCLFFGGGSTQFLLSRESDGWVNAAKFLTGASTVGSIAIPIILRHAHMIETSAMWIEFFSFLIFVCTVLCFHRASLEDEW; this is encoded by the exons ATGTTTTCAGCAAGCATCTTGCTACAGATCCTG GCTTGTGCATTATACAACAATTGGTGGCCAATGTTATCTG CTCTCATGTACGTGCTCGTACCCATGCCTTGCTTATTCTTTGGTGGTGGTTCTACTCAGTTTTTGCTTAGCAGGGAAAGTGATGG GTGGGTAAATGCTGCTAAATTCTTGACTGGAGCATCAACTGTGGGGAGCATAGCCATTCCTATTATCCTTAGGCATGCTCATATGATTGAGACATCTGCTATGTGGATTGAATTCTTTTCATTCCTCATATTTGTCTGCACTGTCTTGTGCTTCCACCGTGCCAGCCTCGAAGATGAGTGGTGA
- the LOC18769812 gene encoding NAC domain-containing protein 90: MEDLPPGFRFYPTEEELVSFYLQKKLEGRREDLNRVMDRVIPVLYIYEYNPSDLPQFSGEACHGDPEQWFFFIPRQESEARGGRPRRLTTTGYWKATGSPSFVYSSNSNRAIGLKRTMVFYNGRAPHGRKTEWKMNEYKAIEAHHADQNQPLIASSSSNTPSAPTLRQEFSLCRVYKKSKCLRAFDRRPLGAEIMSNPSLNLNQTAAAHEGAGHQGQGSASHSRNPLMGSDQRTNSSSPESSSSGDHHGPQPPSQPAGETGTLPMFIDNEALWDLEQLMINNNWL; this comes from the exons atGGAGGATTTGCCACCTGGGTTTAGATTCTACCCAACAGAGGAGGAGCTGGTTTCGTTTTATTTGCAGAAGAAACTGGAAGGGAGGAGGGAGGACTTGAACCGAGTCATGGACCGAGTCATACCTGTTCTTTACATATACGAGTATAATCCATCGGACCTCCCAC AGTTTTCGGGAGAGGCCTGCCATGGAGATCCGGAGCAGTGGTTCTTCTTCATCCCAAGACAAGAGAGTGAAGCTCGAGGAGGGAGACCGAGGCGACTCACAACAACTGGGTATTGGAAAGCAACTGGGTCACCGAGTTTTGTTTACTCTTCCAATTCCAATCGAGCCATCGGCCTCAAAAGAACCATGGTTTTCTACAATGGTAGAGCTCCTCATGGAAGGAAAACCGAGTGGAAGATGAATGAATATAAAGCCATTGAAGCTCATCATGCAGATCAAAATCAACCATTGATTGCCTCTTCATCATCAAATACCCCTTCTGCTCCTACG TTGAGGCAAGAATTCAGTTTGTGCCGAGTGtacaagaaatcaaaatgcctGAGGGCATTCGACAGACGACCTCTAGGGGCGGAGATCATGAGCAACCctagtttgaatttgaatcaaACGGCTGCTGCTCATGAAGGTGCAGGTCATCAGGGTCAGGGTTCAGCATCACATAGCAGGAACCCCCTCATGGGTAGTGATCAGAGAACAAACTCAAGCTCACCAGAGAGTTCTTCCTCAGGAGATCATCATGGCCCTCAACCACCCTCTCAACCCGCAGGTGAAACTGGAACCTTGCCAATGTTCATTGATAATGAAGCACTTTGGGATTTGGAACAATTGATGATCAATAATAATTGGCTTTAA